Genomic DNA from Nitratidesulfovibrio vulgaris str. Hildenborough:
GTTGGAGAGAAAGACGGCCTGTGCGCCCACCGCCGCCACGTCAGCGGCCTTGAAGGACGGGGGCACAACCAGCATGTCGAAGCCCTGCTGGGCGAGAAGGCGCAGGATGTTCCACTTGATGCCGAAGTCGTACACCACGAGACGCGGCCCCTTGCCGACCCATGCGCAACCGCCGGGTTCGAGGGTCACGGCCTGCGGACGCTCACCGTCCCAGCGATAGGGGGCTGCGGGGGCGACGCGGGTGACGAGGTTCTGCCCCTCCATGGACGGCAGGGCACGAGCGCGTTCGACAAGACGCGCCGGGTCGGTCTCCTGCGTGGAGATGACGCCCCGCATGGCACCGTGGATGCGCAGATGGCGCGTGAGTGCCCGCGTGTCGATGCCTTCGATGCCCATCACGCCGTGCCGCTTGAGGTAGTCGGGCAGCGATATCTCGGAACGCCAGTTGGAGGGCACCTTGCAGCATTCCTTGACGATGAACGCCTCGACGTGCACCTTGCCCGATTCCATGTCCTCGCGGGTAACGCCATAGTTGCCCACCAGCGGATAGGTCATGCAGACCATCTGCCCTGCGTAGGAAGGATCCGTAAGGACTTCCTGATAGCCGGTCATGCCGGTGTTGAAGATCGCCTCGCCCCCCGTCTCGCCGGGGCCGGTGAAGGAACGTCCCTCAAGCACGAAGCCGTCTTCCAGTGCCAGCAATGCTCTCATCCGTCGTTCTCCCTCAGCAGGTTGATGATCACGTCGATGTCTTCGGGCCTGTCCACGCCGTGGGTACGGTAGGTGGTAGGCACCACACGAATGGCTATACCGTTCTCGAGCAGCCGCAGCTGTTCGAGTTTCTCAGTCTGTTCAAGTCGTGAAGGCGGTAGCTGCGTGAAACGCCGCAGCGCCTCCATGCGGAAGGCGTACAGCCCGATATGGCCGAGACGCCCTGCGGTATCGCCCCCGACATCCCCGTCGCGCACGAAGGGTATGTCCGCCCGCGAGAAATAGAGGGCATCGCCGTTGGCGGCGACCACGACCTTGACCCTGTCGGGGCTTTGCGCCTCTTGGGCTGACAGGGCCATGGCCAGCGTGGCGACGCGCACCGATGCGTCGGCGAACGGGGCCACAAGCTGGTCGAGCATGCGCGGGTCGAGTGCCGGTTCATCACCCTGTATGTTGACCACCACCGCGTCATCGGGCACGCCGAGGCGCATGGCGGCCTCGTGTACCCGGTCGGTGCCGCTCGGGTGATGCTCCGCCGTCATGACACAGGGGACGCCGAGTACATTCGCGGCGTCCGCGATGCGGGCGTCGTCGGTGGCGAGGGCCACCTCGTCGAAGGCCGCACAACGCCGTGCCCTGTCGTAGACATGCCAGAACATGGGCCTGCCCAAGATCTCGGCAAGGGGCTTGCCCGGAAAGCGCGACGAAGCGTAGCGCGCTGGGATGATGCCGTAGCAGGTTCGGGGTGCGCTCATCTGCGGAACTGTGCTGGTTCGGGGTGCTGGGCGAGGATGCCCCGGCGCGATGCGCGGGCCCTGAAATCGCCCCGCCGCGCCAGCGGCAGGACATGTCGCCCTGAAACTTATGGAACATAACAACTTCACGCCCTTTCGGAAAGACCCCGCAGCAAAAAACATCCATCACATTGACAACAAAGACTTTTTGACATGAGCCCGCCATGCCGCAGCCTCGTCACAGCCTTGACCGCGCGGCCCGGCTGTAGCATAACGCCGCCACCGGGCACCCCGTCCGGCCCCCCTTCATTCCGCATCTTTCTATGGAAGGCATCACACGTGAGCACCAGACTCGAACGTGAAGTGGCGCGCAGGCGCACCTTCGCCATCATCAGCCACCCCGACGCAGGCAAGACAACCCTCACCGAAAAGCTGCTGCTCTTCGGCGGGGCCATCCAGATGGCTGGCGCGGTCAAGGCCCGCAAGTCGGGTCGTCACGCCACGTCGGACTGGATGGCCATGGAACGCGAACGCGGCATCTCGGTGACCACTTCCGTGATGCAGTTCCCCTACGGCGACCACATGGTCAACCTGCTCGACACGCCGGGCCACCAGGACTTCTCCGAAGACACCTACCGCGTGCTCACCGCCGTGGACTCGGCACTGGTGGTCATCGACGTCGCCAAGGGGGTCGAGGCACAGACCCGCAAGCTCATGGACGTATGCCGCCTGCGCGACACCCCGGTCATGACCTTCATCAACAAACTCGACCGCGACGGTCTGCCGCCGCTCGATGTCATGGCCGACATCGAAGAGAACCTGCGCATCGAATGCGTGCCGCTCACGTGGCCCATCGGCATGGGGTCCGACTTCAAGGGCACCTACAACCTGCTCAAGCGCGAACTCCATCTCTTCTCGGCCAGCCACCACGGGCGCATTCAGGAAGGCATCCTCATCCGCGACCTTGACGACCCGCTGCTCGACGAACATCTCGGGCCGCAGGCCGACGCCCTGCGCATGGACCTTGCCCTGCTCGAAGAGGCGGGCACGCCGTTCTCACGCGAGAAGTACCTCCGGGGCGAGCAGACCCCCGTCTTCTTCGGTTCCGCCATCAACAACTTCGGCGTGCGTGAACTGCTCGACAACTTCGTCGACCTCGCCCCCGCCCCTCGGCCTCGCCCGGCCATCACGCGCGAGGTGTCTCCGCATGAGGAGAGCTTCACCGGCGTCGTGTTCAAGATTCAGGCGAACATGGATAAGGCCCACCGCGACCGCATGGCCTTCATGCGCATCTGCTCAGGCACGTTCACCCGCGGCATGAAGCTGCGCCATCACCGTGTGGGCAAGGACGTGACCGTGGCCAATGCCACCATATTCCTCGCGCAGGACAGGTCGGGCGTCGAAGAGGCCTTCCCCGGCGACATCATCGGCATCCCCAACCACGGCACCATCAAGATAGGCGACACCTTCACCGAATCGAAGGAAGAGCTGAAGTTCACCGGCATCCCCAGCTTCTCGCCGGAACATTTCCGCCGAGTGCGGCTGCGCAATCCGCTCAAGGCCAAGCAGTTGCAGAAGGGCCTGGAGCAATTGGCGGAAGAGGGCGCGGTGCAGCTTTTCAGGCCGCAGGTCAACAACGACTACATCCTCGGTGCCGTGGGCGTGTTGCAGTTCGACGTCATCATCTCGCGCCTGCATGACGAATACTCCGTCGAGGCGGCCTACGAACCGTGCTCCATCCACACCGCCCGGTGGCTGCACTGCAACGACCGCAAGGTGTTCGCCGAATTCTGCGACTACTATTCCGCCGAACTCGCCATAGACGCCGAGGGAGCACTGGCCTATCTCGCCCCCAACCCGTGGCGGCTCGAATCGGCCATGGAACGCTATCCCGCCGTGGAATTCCGGACCACCCGCGAGATACGCTAGGGTTGCGACAGCACAAGAGGGGCATCGACGATGCCCCTCTTTTTTTGCGCCCGCATTCTGACGCACGGCAGACGTCAAGGGCCGCAAAGCGATGCTCCGTCTCTGTTCCTCTGCCGCAAGACGCGCAGCCTCCCATATGCAAACGGGGGCGAGCGGCGTTGTGCAGGCCATCAGGGCTCCTCCAACGCAGTATCGCAATCGTCGTTGCACGGCACACGGTCACCGTGCATTGCGTTTTCCCGTCTGAAGGTGTTATGGTGAGCCATGGTTGACAACTTTTCCATGCAGCGCAAGGTGCTGCAACAGAGAGGCCCCATGACGACCTGCAACAGACTTTTCGGTTGCCTGATTCTTGTGGCGTCCCTGCTTCTTCCCGTAAGTGCACACGCGGCCGACCTTGGCGATATAGCCGATTCGCTCGGGACACTCGGCGACCTCATCAACGAAGCCGACCGGGCACGGGAACGCTTCGAGCAACGGCAAAGCGACCGCAGTTACGAACGGGAATGGCGCGACAGGGAGTACCGCCTCGAAGAGGGGCGCATCGACACCCTCGCCCGCAAGGCCGGTGTCTCCCGCGACCGCATCCGTGACATGCGCCGCGACGGGGCAAGCTGGACGGACATCTGCCGACGCTACGACCTCGACCCGCGCACCATCGGCTACGGTACACGCACCTACCGCGGGTACGACAGGGAACACGACGATGACCTCTACCGCGGCTACTACCGCGACCACCCGCATGGCGGGCCTCCCGGCCTGATGAAGAAGGGCGGCATGCCCCCCGGACAGGCGAAGAAGAATCAGGATTACGATGATGACGCCCCCGGCAAGGGCAACAAGGGTAAAGGCAAACACAAAGACTGATCGGGGGCTGCGATGTATGCCGCCCGATGCAGCCGCGCCCACTGAGCGGCTGCCACTCCCGCACCCTCTGAACACCAAGGGGCGATACCGCGAGGTACCGCCCCTTTCTGCTGTCCGACGCCGATCGCTAGACGATGAAGTCGATGGCCTTGCGCGAGGCCACGATCTTCTTGATGAACTCCACGCACTTCATATGTTCGGGATGCTCGGCGTAAGCCTTCAGCCCCTCGGCATCGTCGTGCGTCGACAGGAGGATGATCTGGCAGGGTTCGGTGGTGCTGCCCAGAAATTCCATGGACACGTCGATGGAGCGCAACGAGGGGATGCGTCCTTCGAGACCGCGCAGCATCTCCAGCATCTTGCGGCCATTCTCGGCCCCGGTAGCGCCTTCGGCCTCATCCTTGAGTGTCCACCAGACGATGTGCTTGAGCATGTGTACCTCTATCGGTTGGAGTGATGGTCTGCCCAACGCCATATGCGCGCCGGGGCCCGTGGTCAACCGCCCCCTGACGTGCGCTACGGGCGACGGCAGCGGGCACTCGCAGCCCTTGCGCGGGATTGCAGCCCGCGCCGGATTGCCTTACACCCTTGGAACCCCACCCAAGGAGCCGACATGGAAGAACTTAGCCTCTACACGTTGCGGCATGTGCTCGAACGCAGTGCCGTCCTGTATGCCGACCAGCCCTCGCTCTCACAGCTTGGCTGCGAACCGCTGACCTTCCGCGACCTGCACGACCACGCAGAACACCTCGCCCTGTGGCTGCGTGACAACGGCGTCGGCACTGGCGACCGGGTGGCGCTCCTTGCCGAGAACAGCCCCAACTGGGGCATCGCCTACTTCGCCATCACCGGCATGGGTGCGATTGCCGTGCCCATCCTTCCCGAATTCCACGCCGACGCGGTGCAGCACATCCTGCGCCACTCTGAAGCCAAGGCGGTGTTCGTATCCGAACGCCTCTTCCCCAAACTGGAAGAGGGTGAGGGCATCGCCGACAGCCTCATGTGCATCAGCATGGAGACGTTCCAGTCCATCGCACAGGGAACCACGCGCGACATGCTTCGCGAACTCAAGTCAAAAGGTCTGCGTGAATTCCGCAAGCTGCGCGACAAGGCGAAGCGACTCGCCAACATGGCCGACGCAGCCCCTGCGGAGGACGACGTCGCAGCCATCATCTACACGTCAGGCACGACGGGCCATTCCAAGGGGGTCGTACTGACCCACCGCAACATCGTCTGGGACGCCGATGCCGTGAAGAGCATCGTGAAACTTGGCCCCGGAGACAGGATGCTCTCCATCCTGCCCCTCTCCCACACGTACGAATGTACGCTGGGCCTCGTGCTGCCCGTGCTCAACGGCGCGCACGTCCACTATATGGACAAGCCGCCCACGGCGCGTGCCCTTCTCCCCGCCATGGCGCAGGTGCGCCCCACGGCCATGCTCTCCGTACCGCTGGTCATCGAAAAGATCTTCAAGACCGCGCTGTTGCCCAAACTCACCGGGTCGTGGCTCAAACAGCGCCTTTACGCCATTCCCTTCGTGCGTCGCAAACTGCATGCGCTTGCGGGGCGCAAGTTGCTCGAATCGTTCGGCGGGGCACTGCGCATCTTCTGCATCGGCGGTGCGGGTATCGCCCCCGATGTGGAACGCTTCCTGCGCGAGGCGAACTTCCCCTATGCCATCGGTTACGGGCTCACCGAGACGGCCCCCCTTGTGGCGGGTTCCGGCCCGGCGTCCACACGTCTTACGTCCACCGGGTTCACCCTCGACGGTGTGGACATCGCCATTGATGCGCCCGACCCCGCCACGGGGGAAGGAGAGATCATCGTTCGCGGCCCCAACGTCATGCGCGAATACTACAAGGCACCGCAGATAACGGCCTCGGCCTTCACCCCCGAAGGCTGGTTCCGCACGGGCGACCTCGGCAAGTTCGACGCCGATGGCTACCTGTACATCAAGGGCAGGCTCAAGAACGTCATCATCGGCCCCAGCGGGGAGAACATCTACCCCGAAGAGGTCGAAGCCATCATCCACCAGTCGCCTTTCGTCCTCGAATCGCTGGTCTTCCAGCAGGATGGCAGACTGGTGGCACGCATCCACCTCGATGCAGCCCGGCTGGACGAGTCCTTTGGTGACCTGCCCGCCCTCAAGCAGCGCGAAAAGATAGACGCCCTGCTCGAGACCCTCCGCAACGAGGTCAACACCAAGGTGTCGACGTTCGCCCGGCTTGCCAAGGTCATCGAACAGACCGAACCCTTCGAGAAGACACCCACGCACAAGATCAAACGCTACCTGTACGTGGAGCAATAGCGGCCGTACGACAACGACGGTTCAAGGTTTTTGCCGACGGCACCGGAACGGAAGACGCCACGGCGCGGCAGCCCCCTGTGCGCGTCCTCCGCCGCCCGCCATCAGGATATCGAGCTTTATTTCAACATGTTACAAGTTGACCTCTGCGTTCGGCTTTTTTTACCGCCCCCGTGCGCTGCCCGATTGAACAAGGCGATGGTACAAGTCTTTACACGCTCTTGGCCTGCCATGCCCTGTGCGGAAAGCTCGCCACAGACCATTTATCTTTTGATAACGGCGTATTAAGGCGTCGCGCCCTCACAAGCGAGCCTTTGGCACGCATCATGCTAAAGGAAGATTACCTTCCTTCATTTGCATACCGAACAAAAAGCCTGCGGGTGGTCCGCAGGCTTTCGGTATTTCTAGGGCCCGGCATCACGCCACACGGCCCACGATTATCGCGTTCGAATGCTACAGCAGCCGCCCAAGGGCCTCCAGCAATGCCACGACATTGGTCGTCCGGGCCGAGTGCCCCATGAGACCGATGCGCCAGACCCGTCCGGCAAGACGTCCCACCCCGCCGCCAATCTCGATGCCATGTTCAGCCCTAAGCCTGCCCCGCACATCTTCCGCGTCCACCCCTTCCGGGGCTGGCACCACATGCAGCATGGGCAACCGCCATGGCACATCCGCCAACGGTCGCAGACCCAACGCAGCAAGTCCGGTCACAAGCTGCTCATGCGCAGCGCGATGACGGGCGAACACGTTGGGCAACCCCTCGTTGAGCACGCCCTCCAGTGCCATGTGCAAGGCATAGAGCAGATTCACCGAAGGCATGAGGTGACAGACGCGCGGCGCGCCCTGCCAATAGTCCAGATGCAGGGCGATATCGAAATAACGTCCGGGGATTGGAGTACGCCGTCTGCCAACCCTGTCCAGCGCCCGCATGGAGAAGGCCACGGGGGCAAGCCCCGGCGGGCACGACAGGCACTTGTGCGACGACGCGAAGAGGGCATCGGCACGCCACCGTGCCATATCCACATCCATCCCCCCGAGGCTGGTCTCGCAATCGACGATGAACAGGGCGCCGTGCATGGACACAAGGTCGCCCACGGCACCGACCGGACTTCGCACGCCTGTCGAGGATTCGGCATGTACCATGACCACGGCGTGGTAATCGCTGCGGGCAAGCCGTTGTGCGACCTGTTCAGAGAGAACGGGGTCACCCCACGGCACGGTCAGCACATCGACGGCAAGGCCCAACCGCTGCGCCGTTTCCCGCAGTCGTTCACCGCCCATGCCGTTGTCGAGCACAAGAAGACGCTCGCCCGGTTCAAGAAGATTGACGAGGCATGTCTCCATCCCCACGGCAGCGGGCCCGTCAAGAACCGCGCACACGCCGTCCGACACATTGAAGATGTTCCGCAACTGCCCTTGAAGCCTGTCGAGGATTTCATCGAAACCGGGGTCGAGCGGCCCCACCGTTGGGAGGGCAAGCGCACTATACACACTGTCGGGCACACCGGACGGGCCGTCCCCCATCAACAGCAATGCCTTGATATTCCGTAACGGATGCCCCAAGGGGCCCTCCTGTGTTCTCATGATCTGGCCCCGCCAGGGCCTTGTACACACTAGCACAGAAGAAAATCGTGGCAATAGGCAAGCCTATTACGTATGTCCAACAAAATGCCACCAGACATACAAGCAAGGCGAAGCGCCATGCCCGCAAGGGCGTGCATCTTTTCAGCGAGATGACGGAAAGCTATGTATAAACGCGCCTATAGCCGAGTGAAACACAATGGAATGCCCTTCCCCATAGCGGAGACGCGCCATTGTCAGGCAACTTCCACGGAAAACACATGTATGAAATGTCGTCGGGTGCGCCTTCGCAAACACTTCGCTACGCAGGAGTCACATGTGCAAGACCTGCAACATCGGCCATATGCCCCTCCGTTGCGCAGCCCGTTTCGGCATAATGCGCATCTTCCGCAAACGCTTCCATGATACCGCGCACAGGGGCCTGCGTTGCGCGCAGGGCATCCACCACTTCCGGGTCGTATTGTGTGCCACGGCAGCGCACGACCTCTTCAAGGGCCTCATCGAACGTCCATGCCGCCCGGTATGAACGACGTTGCATCATGGCCGACAGCCCGTCCGCCACGGCGATGATGCGCGCCCCCGGATGGATGGCGCGTCCTGAAAACCCTTGCGGGTAACCCTTTCCGTCGAAACGCTCATGGTGCTGCCCCACCATGACCGGGATGCCGTGCAGTTGCAGCGCGGCCACAGGGCGTAGCATCTCGGCCCCCATACCGGGATGACGCCGCACGACGCCCCATTCTTCATCGGAAAGGCGGTCCGGCTTGAAGAGGATGGCGTCGGGGATGCCTATCTTGCCGATGTCATGCAGATGTCCTGCAATATGGATGATGTCGGCATCTCCGGGCGTAAGCCGCAAGGCCAGGGCAAGCGCGTGAGACACCGTGGCCACTTCTTCAGAATGGGTGCTGGTGCACGGGTCCTTGGCATCTATGGCCCGGCCGAGTGACTCGGAAAGCTCATGCAGGAACGGTTCAAGCACCCTGCGGCATGACATGCCACCGCCGTAGGTGCCTGCCGGATAGCAGCAGGTTGCCATTGTCTCCCCCTTGTGTGGCAGCCTGAATATTGAAAAA
This window encodes:
- a CDS encoding Dabb family protein, producing MLKHIVWWTLKDEAEGATGAENGRKMLEMLRGLEGRIPSLRSIDVSMEFLGSTTEPCQIILLSTHDDAEGLKAYAEHPEHMKCVEFIKKIVASRKAIDFIV
- a CDS encoding pyridoxal-phosphate-dependent aminotransferase family protein gives rise to the protein MRTQEGPLGHPLRNIKALLLMGDGPSGVPDSVYSALALPTVGPLDPGFDEILDRLQGQLRNIFNVSDGVCAVLDGPAAVGMETCLVNLLEPGERLLVLDNGMGGERLRETAQRLGLAVDVLTVPWGDPVLSEQVAQRLARSDYHAVVMVHAESSTGVRSPVGAVGDLVSMHGALFIVDCETSLGGMDVDMARWRADALFASSHKCLSCPPGLAPVAFSMRALDRVGRRRTPIPGRYFDIALHLDYWQGAPRVCHLMPSVNLLYALHMALEGVLNEGLPNVFARHRAAHEQLVTGLAALGLRPLADVPWRLPMLHVVPAPEGVDAEDVRGRLRAEHGIEIGGGVGRLAGRVWRIGLMGHSARTTNVVALLEALGRLL
- a CDS encoding HD-GYP domain-containing protein; translation: MATCCYPAGTYGGGMSCRRVLEPFLHELSESLGRAIDAKDPCTSTHSEEVATVSHALALALRLTPGDADIIHIAGHLHDIGKIGIPDAILFKPDRLSDEEWGVVRRHPGMGAEMLRPVAALQLHGIPVMVGQHHERFDGKGYPQGFSGRAIHPGARIIAVADGLSAMMQRRSYRAAWTFDEALEEVVRCRGTQYDPEVVDALRATQAPVRGIMEAFAEDAHYAETGCATEGHMADVAGLAHVTPA
- a CDS encoding long-chain fatty acid--CoA ligase, with product MEELSLYTLRHVLERSAVLYADQPSLSQLGCEPLTFRDLHDHAEHLALWLRDNGVGTGDRVALLAENSPNWGIAYFAITGMGAIAVPILPEFHADAVQHILRHSEAKAVFVSERLFPKLEEGEGIADSLMCISMETFQSIAQGTTRDMLRELKSKGLREFRKLRDKAKRLANMADAAPAEDDVAAIIYTSGTTGHSKGVVLTHRNIVWDADAVKSIVKLGPGDRMLSILPLSHTYECTLGLVLPVLNGAHVHYMDKPPTARALLPAMAQVRPTAMLSVPLVIEKIFKTALLPKLTGSWLKQRLYAIPFVRRKLHALAGRKLLESFGGALRIFCIGGAGIAPDVERFLREANFPYAIGYGLTETAPLVAGSGPASTRLTSTGFTLDGVDIAIDAPDPATGEGEIIVRGPNVMREYYKAPQITASAFTPEGWFRTGDLGKFDADGYLYIKGRLKNVIIGPSGENIYPEEVEAIIHQSPFVLESLVFQQDGRLVARIHLDAARLDESFGDLPALKQREKIDALLETLRNEVNTKVSTFARLAKVIEQTEPFEKTPTHKIKRYLYVEQ
- a CDS encoding peptide chain release factor 3 yields the protein MSTRLEREVARRRTFAIISHPDAGKTTLTEKLLLFGGAIQMAGAVKARKSGRHATSDWMAMERERGISVTTSVMQFPYGDHMVNLLDTPGHQDFSEDTYRVLTAVDSALVVIDVAKGVEAQTRKLMDVCRLRDTPVMTFINKLDRDGLPPLDVMADIEENLRIECVPLTWPIGMGSDFKGTYNLLKRELHLFSASHHGRIQEGILIRDLDDPLLDEHLGPQADALRMDLALLEEAGTPFSREKYLRGEQTPVFFGSAINNFGVRELLDNFVDLAPAPRPRPAITREVSPHEESFTGVVFKIQANMDKAHRDRMAFMRICSGTFTRGMKLRHHRVGKDVTVANATIFLAQDRSGVEEAFPGDIIGIPNHGTIKIGDTFTESKEELKFTGIPSFSPEHFRRVRLRNPLKAKQLQKGLEQLAEEGAVQLFRPQVNNDYILGAVGVLQFDVIISRLHDEYSVEAAYEPCSIHTARWLHCNDRKVFAEFCDYYSAELAIDAEGALAYLAPNPWRLESAMERYPAVEFRTTREIR
- the carA gene encoding glutamine-hydrolyzing carbamoyl-phosphate synthase small subunit, which translates into the protein MRALLALEDGFVLEGRSFTGPGETGGEAIFNTGMTGYQEVLTDPSYAGQMVCMTYPLVGNYGVTREDMESGKVHVEAFIVKECCKVPSNWRSEISLPDYLKRHGVMGIEGIDTRALTRHLRIHGAMRGVISTQETDPARLVERARALPSMEGQNLVTRVAPAAPYRWDGERPQAVTLEPGGCAWVGKGPRLVVYDFGIKWNILRLLAQQGFDMLVVPPSFKAADVAAVGAQAVFLSNGPGDPATLKDEIAEIAKLAQTYPTAGICLGHQLLGHALGGRTMKLKFGHHGCNHPVKDLTTGRIEISSQNHGFCVDIDSLTDVEITHVNLNDGTLEGFAHKTKPVIAVQHHPEASPGPNDSRYFFARFRNMVREAAGC
- the kdsB gene encoding 3-deoxy-manno-octulosonate cytidylyltransferase translates to MSAPRTCYGIIPARYASSRFPGKPLAEILGRPMFWHVYDRARRCAAFDEVALATDDARIADAANVLGVPCVMTAEHHPSGTDRVHEAAMRLGVPDDAVVVNIQGDEPALDPRMLDQLVAPFADASVRVATLAMALSAQEAQSPDRVKVVVAANGDALYFSRADIPFVRDGDVGGDTAGRLGHIGLYAFRMEALRRFTQLPPSRLEQTEKLEQLRLLENGIAIRVVPTTYRTHGVDRPEDIDVIINLLRENDG